The DNA region CAGCTGGGTTGGCGCGAGGACGGCTCCATCACGCTGCACCCCGAGGTCGACGAGCGGCTGGAGGCCGCGCTCGCGGCGCTGAGGGCCGCCATCCCCGCGCCATCTGCAATCCGTAGCAAGCAACTCAAAACCATAGCTTAGGAGCATCGATATGAGCAGGATAATCTATAGTTGGTTGTTGTTCCCCCTGATCCTTGGCCTCGTGCTCGCCGGCTGCGGCGAGAGCGCCCTGAGCTCCGACTCGGGCAGCTCCGGCGGGGGCAAGGTAGTGCGCATAGGCTACCAGAAGGGATCCTCCTCCCTGCTGGTGCTTAAGTCCCAGGGCACCCTGGAGAAGGACCTCAAGCAGCTGGGCTACACCCTCCAGTGGACGGAGTTTCAGGCGGGACCGCCCTTGCTGGAGGCGCTGGGAGCCGGCAGCATAGACTTCGGCACGACCGGCGCACCTCCCCCGATCTTCGCCCAGGCAGCTGGGGCCGACCTGGTGTACGTGGCCGCCACCAAGCCCTCTCCCAAGACGCAGGCGATCCTCGTGCCGAAGACCTCGGACATCAAGTCCGTGGCCGACCTGAAGGGCAAGAAGGTGGCGGTGCAGAAGGGCTCTAGCGCCCACGCGCTGCTGGTGCAGGCCCTCGAGAAGGCGGGGCTCAAGTACAGCGACATCCAGCCGGTGTACCTGGCGCCATCGGACGCCAAGGCCGCCTTCGAGGGCGGGAGCGTGGACGCCTGGTCCATCTGGGATCCCTACTACGCCATGGAGGTCGCCGAGACCGGCGCGCGCGTGATAGCCGATGGTGAGTCCGCGGGCCTGGCCAACAGATCCTTCTACCTGGCGTCCCGCAAGTTCGCCACGGAGCACAAGGACGCCGTGGACGCCATCCTGAAGGCCCTGGAGGGTGCTGAGGGCTGGTCGGAGGCGCACCGGGACGAGGTGGCCAAGCTGGTGTCCTCCCAGACCGGGGTGGACGAGGCCGTGCAGCGCGAGGTGGAGCACCGCCGGGTATACGGCATAATCCCGGTCAGCGACGACATCGTGCGGGAGCAGCAGGAGCTGGCCGACCTGTTCTACAGCTTGGGACTGATCCCGAAGAAGATCAACGTCAGGGACGCGGTGCTCCCTGAGTACCAGCATTAGGCACTAAGACGGAAAGGAGAGATCGCGATGAACGTGTTCTGGTTCATACCTACTGGTGGAGACGGGAGATACTTGGGCACCTCCTATCTGGGGAGGGCATCCAACTTCGACTACCTCAAGCAGATCGCGCAGGCGGTGGACGCCCTGGGGTACGAGGGGGCCCTCCTGCCTACGGGCGCCAACTGCGAGGACGCCTGGATAGTGGCCTCCTCCCTCATACCCCTCACGAGGCGCATGAAGTTCTTGGTGGCTGTGCGCCCGGGGCTGATATCGCCCACGCTGGCCGCTCGCATGGCCGCCACCTTCGACCGGGTGTCCGGGGGGCGCCTGCTGATCAACGTCGTGACCGGTGGCAACCCGCAGGAGCTGGCCGGGGACGGCCTGCATCTGGACCACGATGAGCGCTATGAGGTCACGGACGAGTTCCTGACCGTGTGGCGGTCGATCATGAGCGGGAACACGGTGGACTTCGAGGGGAAGCACATCAAGGTGAAGGGAGGCCGGTTGCTGTTCCCGCCCGTGCAGGCGCCCTACCCACCCCTGTACTTCGGAGGCTCCTCGCCGGTGGCCCAGCAGGTGGCTGCCAAGCACGTGGACATGTACCTCAGCTGGGGCGAGCCGCCGGAGCAGTTGGCCGAGAAGATCTCCGCCGTGCGTCAGCAGGCGTGGGAGCAGGGCAGGTCGGTGCGCTTCGGGATCCGGATGCACGTCATCGTGCGCGAGACCGAGGAGGAGGCCTGGGAGGCGGCCGAGCGGCTGATCTCCAAGCTGGACGACGACACCGTCGCCCGCGCGCAGGAGGTGTTCGCGCAGATGGACTCCCACGGCCAACACCGGATGGCGGCCCTGCACAACGGCCGGAGGGATAACCTGCGGATAGGCCCCAACCTGTGGGCCGGCGTGGGCCTGGTGCGCGGCGGCGCCGGGACCGCCCTGGTGGGTAGCCCGGAGCAGGTGGTGGAGCGGATGCGCGAGTACGAGGCGCTGGGGGTGGACACCTTCATCTTCTCCGGCTACCCACACCTGGAGGAGGCGCACAGGTTCGCGGAGCTGGTGTTCCCGCTGCTCGGCCTGCACAAGCGCCTGGAGGGCTACAACTACACCAACTACTACGGCCCCATCGGCGAGATCGTGGCCGAGGGCGGGCTCATCCGCAACGGTGGCCGGGAGGTGAAGAGATGATCAGGGCTCTTCGAGGCAGGCTGTCGGCCTTCTCCGGCTGGGCCGTGCCCGTGGTGCTCCTGCTGGTCTGGGAGGCTCTGGGCTGGGCGGGCGTCCTGCCCGCCCGCATCCTCCCGCCGCCTTCCAGGGTGCTGCTGGCCGCGTGGAAGCTGCTGGAGAGCGGGCAGCTGGTCAACGACATGGCGGTGAGCGCTCGCCGCGCTCTGTTGGGCTTCGCCCTAGGGGGCGGTCTGGGGTTCGTCCTGGGGGTGGTCAACGGCCTGTCGAGCACCCTCTCTCGCCTGCTGGACAGCACCCTGCAGATGATCAGGAACATCCCGCACCTGGCGCTCATCCCCCTCGTGATCCTGTGGTTCGGTATAGGGGAGCAGGGCAAGCTGTTCCTCGTGGCTGAGGGGGTGCTGTTCCCGGTATACGTCAACACCTACCA from Thermobaculum terrenum ATCC BAA-798 includes:
- a CDS encoding ABC transporter permease subunit, translating into MIRALRGRLSAFSGWAVPVVLLLVWEALGWAGVLPARILPPPSRVLLAAWKLLESGQLVNDMAVSARRALLGFALGGGLGFVLGVVNGLSSTLSRLLDSTLQMIRNIPHLALIPLVILWFGIGEQGKLFLVAEGVLFPVYVNTYHGIRNVDSGLLEMGQVYGLSRWEVFRDIVLPGALPSILVGVRYALGVMWLTLIVAETIAASSGIGYITMQAREFMQTDVLVMGILLYAALGKLADTVARLLERQMLRWHPAYQKA
- the ssuD gene encoding FMNH2-dependent alkanesulfonate monooxygenase — encoded protein: MNVFWFIPTGGDGRYLGTSYLGRASNFDYLKQIAQAVDALGYEGALLPTGANCEDAWIVASSLIPLTRRMKFLVAVRPGLISPTLAARMAATFDRVSGGRLLINVVTGGNPQELAGDGLHLDHDERYEVTDEFLTVWRSIMSGNTVDFEGKHIKVKGGRLLFPPVQAPYPPLYFGGSSPVAQQVAAKHVDMYLSWGEPPEQLAEKISAVRQQAWEQGRSVRFGIRMHVIVRETEEEAWEAAERLISKLDDDTVARAQEVFAQMDSHGQHRMAALHNGRRDNLRIGPNLWAGVGLVRGGAGTALVGSPEQVVERMREYEALGVDTFIFSGYPHLEEAHRFAELVFPLLGLHKRLEGYNYTNYYGPIGEIVAEGGLIRNGGREVKR
- a CDS encoding sulfonate ABC transporter substrate-binding protein — encoded protein: MSRIIYSWLLFPLILGLVLAGCGESALSSDSGSSGGGKVVRIGYQKGSSSLLVLKSQGTLEKDLKQLGYTLQWTEFQAGPPLLEALGAGSIDFGTTGAPPPIFAQAAGADLVYVAATKPSPKTQAILVPKTSDIKSVADLKGKKVAVQKGSSAHALLVQALEKAGLKYSDIQPVYLAPSDAKAAFEGGSVDAWSIWDPYYAMEVAETGARVIADGESAGLANRSFYLASRKFATEHKDAVDAILKALEGAEGWSEAHRDEVAKLVSSQTGVDEAVQREVEHRRVYGIIPVSDDIVREQQELADLFYSLGLIPKKINVRDAVLPEYQH